A single Tuberibacillus sp. Marseille-P3662 DNA region contains:
- a CDS encoding MFS transporter — translation MENKKTLDLLSLASIPLMMTLGNSMLIPVLPTIEQELKISAFQSSLIITVYSVVAIIFIPIAGYLSDRWGRKKIILPSLIIAAIGGAIAGLASWLMDGAYLLILAGRLLQGVGASGAFPVVIPTVGDLFKDEQEVSRGLGVIETSNTFGKVLSPIIGAFLAGFIWYLPFLSIPVLCLISILLVGFFVKSPKKQNKPDPFPKFVKNVKDIFKEKGKWLAAVFFTGGIIMFILFGTLFYLSELLESDYNTKGIKKGLYIAIPLFALSVSSLVTGKKIGQNKVLMKWLVFIGMLLLAVTMVLLSFKPTLLWFLSYLFIGGIGIGFVLPSLDAFITEGIEKENRGTITSLYSSMRFIGVAAGPPLFAMLMDASVKIMFLTAAGLTILAVIFTYFAIRPGNTSDQKQNQLKTT, via the coding sequence ATGGAAAATAAAAAAACATTAGACTTATTGTCACTGGCTTCAATTCCGCTCATGATGACGTTGGGGAACTCAATGTTAATTCCGGTTTTGCCAACCATTGAACAGGAATTGAAGATCAGTGCCTTTCAATCGAGTCTCATTATTACGGTTTATTCTGTTGTAGCGATCATCTTTATACCAATTGCAGGTTATTTATCTGATCGATGGGGGAGGAAAAAAATTATCCTGCCGAGTTTGATCATAGCCGCCATAGGAGGAGCTATTGCAGGTTTGGCTTCATGGCTTATGGATGGCGCGTATCTGCTTATTTTAGCTGGACGTTTATTACAAGGCGTTGGGGCATCGGGAGCATTCCCCGTTGTGATTCCAACGGTTGGCGATTTATTTAAAGATGAGCAAGAAGTCAGCCGGGGATTGGGTGTGATTGAAACTTCAAATACATTTGGTAAAGTGTTAAGCCCGATTATTGGAGCATTTTTAGCGGGATTCATATGGTATCTGCCGTTTTTATCAATTCCAGTCTTATGCCTGATTTCAATTTTATTGGTCGGTTTTTTCGTTAAATCACCTAAAAAACAGAACAAACCCGATCCGTTTCCTAAATTTGTTAAAAATGTGAAAGATATTTTTAAGGAAAAAGGTAAATGGTTAGCAGCGGTTTTCTTTACGGGTGGTATTATTATGTTCATTTTATTTGGAACGCTGTTCTATTTATCCGAACTTTTGGAAAGCGACTACAATACCAAAGGCATTAAAAAAGGTTTATATATTGCCATCCCATTATTTGCTTTATCTGTATCATCACTTGTGACAGGTAAGAAGATCGGTCAAAATAAAGTTCTGATGAAATGGCTCGTGTTTATCGGGATGTTGCTTTTGGCCGTGACCATGGTTTTATTGAGCTTCAAACCCACTTTACTATGGTTCTTAAGCTACTTATTTATCGGTGGCATTGGGATTGGATTTGTTCTGCCATCCTTGGATGCGTTTATTACGGAAGGTATAGAAAAAGAAAATCGAGGGACTATTACGAGTTTGTACAGCAGTATGCGATTCATTGGAGTCGCTGCAGGCCCGCCGTTATTTGCGATGCTTATGGATGCTTCTGTCAAAATCATGTTTTTAACAGCAGCAGGGCTTACGATTCTTGCTGTAATATTTACTTATTTTGCCATTCGCCCAGGCAACACTTCGGATCAAAAACAAAATCAATTAAAAACAACATAA
- the dat gene encoding D-amino-acid transaminase: MILLNKTFKNREAEHVDIEDRGYQFGDGVYEVIRVYEGRLYAMEEHMERLDRSCREIQMSLPYSLEEITNNIKALVTKNELSTGIVYLQITRGAAPRVHQFPDHAQSILTAYTKPMDRPHQLLASGIDVVTLEDIRWLRCDIKSLNLLGNVMAKQEAKTKQCQEAVFIRDGQVTEGSSSNVFVVKDNQVITHPATNLILNGITRVKVLEWLKDKGIEVIESAPTPEQLTTADEMFITSTTMEVMPVISLDGTTIGSGQPGPITQSLQQAIVEDFDTKEV, from the coding sequence ATGATCTTGCTCAATAAAACATTTAAAAATAGAGAAGCAGAACACGTCGATATTGAAGACCGTGGCTATCAATTTGGTGATGGTGTGTATGAAGTGATTCGTGTGTATGAAGGTCGTTTATATGCTATGGAGGAACATATGGAACGGCTTGATCGTAGTTGTCGTGAAATTCAGATGAGCTTACCTTACTCACTTGAGGAGATTACAAATAACATAAAAGCATTGGTTACCAAAAATGAGTTATCCACCGGGATTGTTTATTTGCAAATCACACGAGGGGCGGCTCCTCGTGTGCATCAATTTCCCGATCATGCCCAAAGTATATTAACAGCGTATACGAAACCGATGGATCGGCCTCATCAATTATTAGCATCAGGCATCGATGTTGTTACACTTGAGGATATCCGCTGGTTGCGTTGTGATATCAAAAGCTTGAATTTATTGGGGAATGTTATGGCTAAGCAAGAAGCGAAAACCAAGCAATGTCAGGAAGCGGTGTTCATCCGTGACGGTCAAGTGACTGAGGGGAGTTCCTCAAATGTTTTTGTAGTAAAAGACAATCAAGTGATCACCCATCCGGCAACAAACTTGATTTTAAACGGCATTACCCGGGTAAAGGTGTTGGAATGGCTTAAGGATAAAGGCATTGAAGTGATCGAAAGTGCACCGACCCCAGAACAACTGACAACGGCTGATGAAATGTTTATAACCAGTACAACCATGGAGGTCATGCCCGTCATCTCCTTAGATGGCACAACGATAGGTTCCGGCCAACCTGGCCCGATCACTCAGTCTCTACAACAAGCAATAGTTGAGGACTTTGATACTAAAGAAGTTTAA
- a CDS encoding SDR family NAD(P)-dependent oxidoreductase yields the protein MLPSFQLQDRVALVTGGGRGIGKALAVGLAEAGAKVAVMSRTQTDLDETVKLIERSGSQALPLQGDLTKRSDVEKAVAHVTKTLGRLDILINNAGMNIRTPALDVTDEEWHKIMNTNLHGAFMMSQEAAKVMKQQNYGKIINITSVGGTVALRTGVVYGATKAALIQMTKTLALEWSPYGININAVGPWYFRTPLTEHLLADQTYLEDILAQTPMNRVGELEDLVGPVVFLAGDGANYITGQTLFVDGGMSVFGF from the coding sequence ATGCTACCATCTTTTCAATTGCAAGATCGTGTCGCCCTTGTTACGGGTGGGGGACGAGGCATTGGTAAGGCCTTAGCTGTCGGATTGGCCGAGGCGGGAGCGAAAGTAGCGGTGATGTCACGCACGCAAACCGACTTGGATGAAACCGTTAAGTTGATAGAAAGATCAGGGTCACAAGCGCTGCCCCTCCAAGGTGACTTAACGAAACGTTCCGATGTTGAAAAAGCGGTTGCTCATGTGACTAAGACGTTGGGTCGCTTAGATATTCTTATCAATAACGCTGGCATGAACATCCGTACTCCGGCACTTGACGTGACCGATGAAGAATGGCATAAAATCATGAATACGAATCTTCACGGCGCTTTCATGATGTCACAAGAAGCGGCAAAAGTCATGAAACAGCAAAACTATGGAAAAATTATTAATATTACATCAGTTGGCGGGACCGTTGCTTTACGGACAGGGGTTGTCTATGGAGCAACCAAAGCGGCGTTGATTCAGATGACAAAAACACTGGCACTTGAATGGTCGCCGTATGGTATAAATATAAATGCCGTCGGTCCTTGGTATTTCCGGACCCCATTAACAGAACATCTTCTTGCTGATCAAACGTATTTGGAAGATATTCTCGCGCAAACGCCCATGAACCGAGTTGGAGAATTAGAGGATTTGGTAGGTCCGGTCGTGTTTTTAGCTGGTGATGGTGCCAATTACATAACCGGACAGACATTATTTGTCGATGGTGGCATGTCAGTATTCGGATTTTAA
- a CDS encoding GDSL-type esterase/lipase family protein — translation MSSLDKRKQRTIGSLLVIMILISAMIFLVIARENHLFESTQRLDQFQSNLHNKEMDLNVVGIGDSLTKGVGYEEGGGYAGISTERLKDLSSIQDLSFNNYAIHGDTTEDLLDVLPKDNVREALQQADMIFLSIGGNNLVNVLKKEFLDLQVEDFETKRQDFRQSFNQILVKIRALNHQAPIYFIGLYNPFEDYFGEANAAFQSILEEWNHTCQLILDLYQNTVFIKTEDLFKGSSKDLLSSDHFHPNKKGYQLIADRLMKAILNP, via the coding sequence GTGTCTTCTTTAGACAAACGGAAACAGCGAACCATTGGATCGTTATTGGTGATTATGATCCTTATATCCGCAATGATTTTTCTAGTTATTGCCAGAGAGAATCACTTGTTTGAGTCCACACAAAGATTGGATCAGTTTCAATCGAATTTACATAATAAAGAGATGGATCTTAATGTTGTAGGAATCGGTGACTCGCTGACGAAAGGTGTCGGTTATGAAGAAGGTGGTGGATATGCAGGGATTAGTACGGAGCGTCTAAAGGACCTGTCATCGATTCAGGATTTATCATTCAATAACTATGCGATTCATGGTGACACGACAGAAGACTTATTGGACGTTTTACCAAAAGATAATGTCAGAGAAGCATTACAACAGGCCGATATGATCTTTTTATCAATCGGCGGTAATAATCTAGTCAATGTTCTTAAAAAGGAGTTTCTTGATCTGCAAGTTGAAGACTTTGAAACCAAGCGTCAGGATTTTAGACAGTCATTTAACCAAATTCTTGTCAAAATACGGGCGCTGAATCATCAAGCACCTATTTATTTCATAGGATTATACAATCCATTTGAGGACTATTTTGGTGAAGCAAATGCGGCATTTCAATCCATATTGGAAGAGTGGAACCATACCTGTCAGTTGATCCTAGACCTATATCAAAATACCGTGTTTATCAAAACTGAGGATCTATTTAAGGGAAGTTCTAAAGATCTATTGTCTAGCGATCATTTTCATCCTAATAAAAAAGGCTATCAGCTCATCGCTGACCGTTTAATGAAAGCTATTTTAAATCCTTAG
- a CDS encoding acyl-CoA thioesterase encodes MFVSETSVTVRYAETDQMGVVYHANYLVWFELGRTDLIEKLGFNYAGMEKDGILSPVIDVSIRYKKPAIYGEQATIHTWIEAYDGLKVTYGYRVFNPNNDICVEGETQHICVKKESFKPLIMKKHYPDLDTAYRQAMATSE; translated from the coding sequence ATGTTTGTATCTGAAACATCAGTTACAGTTAGATACGCTGAAACCGATCAGATGGGCGTTGTGTATCATGCGAATTATTTAGTATGGTTTGAATTAGGAAGAACCGATTTAATCGAAAAGTTGGGGTTTAACTATGCGGGAATGGAAAAAGACGGGATACTATCCCCGGTCATTGATGTCAGCATCCGCTACAAAAAGCCTGCCATCTATGGCGAACAAGCCACCATACATACTTGGATTGAAGCTTATGATGGTCTTAAGGTGACCTATGGTTATCGCGTCTTTAATCCTAATAATGATATTTGCGTTGAAGGAGAGACGCAACATATTTGTGTCAAAAAGGAAAGCTTTAAGCCTTTGATCATGAAAAAGCATTACCCCGATTTAGATACAGCCTATCGTCAAGCTATGGCCACATCGGAGTAA
- a CDS encoding FbpB family small basic protein, translated as MSRRRFSFKDLVSQNKSEILKDDSVMTKIEDRIEKKHSKKTIQ; from the coding sequence ATGAGTAGACGACGCTTTTCATTTAAAGATCTTGTTTCACAAAATAAGTCTGAAATTTTAAAAGATGATTCGGTGATGACCAAAATTGAAGATCGCATTGAAAAGAAGCACTCGAAAAAGACGATTCAATAA
- a CDS encoding GNAT family N-acetyltransferase — protein sequence MAHRFPEFSTKRLFFRRLHPKDAEDVYRLFSDPYTMMFDGGAIMGNTFEADDFIRQYRLYQPFPSAIRWAITDLDTDAFYGTGGFHKIDWSANKAEIGGELLRKHWQKGIGKEALRGLLNAGFHQLRLNRITAMMIKDNIAAQALLKYAPLTKEGTLQEWERWGERYVDLDIFRILKREWEEIHQ from the coding sequence ATGGCGCATCGATTTCCGGAATTTTCAACAAAACGATTGTTTTTTCGCAGACTTCATCCTAAAGATGCTGAAGATGTTTACCGATTATTTTCAGATCCTTATACAATGATGTTTGACGGTGGTGCCATTATGGGTAATACATTTGAAGCCGATGATTTTATTCGCCAATATCGCTTATATCAACCGTTTCCATCTGCCATACGTTGGGCGATTACGGACTTAGATACCGATGCTTTCTATGGTACAGGCGGCTTTCATAAAATCGATTGGTCGGCCAATAAGGCCGAGATCGGCGGTGAATTATTGCGGAAACACTGGCAAAAAGGGATTGGCAAAGAAGCGTTAAGGGGATTATTAAATGCTGGCTTTCACCAATTAAGATTAAATCGTATCACAGCTATGATGATTAAGGATAATATCGCTGCGCAAGCTTTATTAAAATATGCCCCATTGACAAAAGAAGGAACATTACAGGAATGGGAACGATGGGGCGAGCGTTACGTTGATTTGGACATCTTCCGTATTCTAAAACGGGAATGGGAAGAAATTCATCAATAA
- a CDS encoding DUF3870 domain-containing protein, with product MGQTLMLAGHAKLPKGMAARDVYETLTVTAEVDSQYGVILEASCTLLTSHAHNYFNQLLKGLSLKEGLEPVIDMIASSYHGKAKEALIAACKDMYYYYIE from the coding sequence ATGGGACAAACACTGATGCTAGCTGGCCATGCCAAACTGCCTAAGGGGATGGCCGCCCGAGATGTGTACGAGACGCTAACGGTCACGGCTGAAGTTGACAGCCAATATGGTGTGATTTTAGAAGCATCATGTACTTTGTTAACGAGCCATGCCCACAACTACTTCAATCAGCTGTTGAAAGGATTGTCTTTAAAAGAAGGACTTGAACCGGTCATTGATATGATCGCTTCAAGCTATCACGGAAAAGCCAAAGAGGCATTAATCGCCGCCTGCAAAGATATGTACTATTATTACATTGAATAA